DNA sequence from the Deltaproteobacteria bacterium genome:
TGTTCGGCCGTGATCAGGCCGTGTCGCTCCGGCGTGTCCTTGGTCTGGGGATAATCCAAATCGTGCAGCAGTCCGGCCAGTCCCCAGAGTTCGACGTCGTGTCCCAGACGGTCGGCCAGGGCGCGCAGGACGGCCTCGGTTTCCAGGGCGTGGGCGACAAGGTGATCGGGAGCGGTATTCTTGAGTAGGTCCAGGGCTTCG
Encoded proteins:
- a CDS encoding HDIG domain-containing protein, whose product is MLTRTEALDLLKNTAPDHLVAHALETEAVLRALADRLGHDVELWGLAGLLHDLDYPQTKDTPERHGLITAE